A region from the Paraburkholderia youngii genome encodes:
- a CDS encoding MetQ/NlpA family ABC transporter substrate-binding protein — protein sequence MQRRNILKALTAVVAGAAILTSFGAHADDKVIKVGTIGGPDAQIWEVVTKVAKREGLNVKVVEFNDYIQPNAALDAGDLDANSFQHQPYLDSQTKQRGYKLVTAGLTYISPLGAYSKKLKSLKDLPQGAKVAVPNDPSNENRALLLLQAQGLIKLKDGAATGGNNATPLDVVDNPKKIKFVELDAAQLPRSLADVDAAVINTNFALAAGLQPTKDAIALEDIHSPYANLIAVRTKDKDQPWVKKLVAAYQSEDVRQFIKTQFKGSMVPSF from the coding sequence ATGCAGCGCAGAAATATCCTCAAAGCCCTCACCGCAGTCGTCGCCGGTGCGGCGATCCTGACCAGCTTCGGCGCGCACGCCGACGACAAGGTCATCAAGGTCGGCACGATCGGCGGCCCGGACGCGCAGATCTGGGAAGTCGTCACCAAGGTTGCGAAGCGCGAAGGCTTGAACGTGAAGGTCGTCGAGTTCAACGACTACATCCAGCCGAACGCCGCGCTCGATGCCGGCGACCTCGACGCCAACAGCTTCCAGCACCAGCCGTACCTCGATAGCCAGACCAAGCAGCGCGGCTACAAGCTCGTCACCGCGGGCCTCACGTACATCTCGCCGCTCGGCGCGTACTCGAAGAAGCTGAAGTCGCTGAAGGATCTGCCGCAAGGCGCGAAGGTCGCGGTACCGAACGATCCGTCGAACGAAAATCGCGCGCTGCTGTTGCTGCAGGCGCAAGGCCTGATCAAGCTGAAGGATGGCGCGGCCACGGGCGGCAACAACGCGACGCCGCTCGACGTCGTCGACAATCCGAAGAAGATCAAGTTCGTCGAGCTCGACGCTGCGCAACTGCCGCGTTCGCTCGCCGACGTCGATGCTGCCGTCATCAACACGAACTTCGCGCTGGCCGCTGGCCTGCAGCCGACCAAGGACGCGATCGCGCTCGAAGACATCCACAGCCCGTACGCGAACCTGATCGCCGTGCGCACGAAGGACAAGGATCAGCCGTGGGTCAAGAAGCTGGTCGCAGCGTATCAGTCGGAAGACGTGCGCCAGTTCATCAAGACGCAGTTCAAGGGTTCGATGGTGCCGTCGTTCTAA
- a CDS encoding SCO family protein yields MLNNRFARVARAAVIACALGAAVGGTLLMTGCGKQPPAFTNLDITGNTQFASDFSLPDTSGKIRTLADYKGKVVVLFFGYTHCPDVCPTTMAELSQALQQLGPEDAKRVQVLFVTLDPERDTPQLLAQYVPAFNPSFVGLRPASEEQLAKLAKDFRVYYAKVPGKTPDSYTMDHTAASYVFDTDGKLRLFARDGQGATPWVHDFKLLLD; encoded by the coding sequence ATGCTCAACAACCGCTTTGCGCGCGTCGCGCGCGCCGCTGTGATCGCTTGCGCGCTCGGCGCGGCGGTGGGCGGCACACTGCTGATGACCGGTTGCGGCAAGCAGCCGCCGGCTTTTACGAATCTCGACATCACCGGCAATACACAATTCGCCAGCGATTTCTCGTTGCCCGACACGTCCGGCAAGATTCGCACGCTTGCCGACTACAAAGGCAAGGTCGTCGTGCTGTTCTTCGGCTATACGCATTGCCCGGACGTCTGCCCGACGACGATGGCCGAGCTGTCACAGGCGTTGCAGCAACTTGGCCCGGAAGACGCGAAGCGTGTGCAGGTGCTGTTCGTCACACTCGACCCCGAGCGCGACACCCCGCAGTTGCTCGCGCAATACGTGCCGGCGTTCAATCCGAGCTTCGTGGGCTTGCGTCCTGCCAGCGAAGAGCAACTCGCGAAGCTCGCGAAAGACTTCCGCGTCTACTACGCGAAGGTGCCGGGCAAAACGCCCGACAGCTACACGATGGACCACACGGCCGCGAGCTATGTGTTCGACACGGACGGCAAGCTGCGTCTGTTCGCGCGCGATGGTCAGGGCGCGACGCCGTGGGTGCACGACTTCAAGCTTTTGCTCGATTGA
- the ptsP gene encoding phosphoenolpyruvate--protein phosphotransferase, whose amino-acid sequence MRRVEKSNLMSHSEDHIVLLAPLTGPVVPLAKVPDPVFSGGMFGDGIGVDPLEGRLVAPCDGVVTHLARTGHAVTLESAEGAQILLHIGIDTVGLNGKGFAPMVGQGAQVRAGDVLIEFDQDQVALNAPSLVSVVAIANSEMFEIIERAPNGHVKAGETPLLVLRARDGVSHDAVREACAAQVMDEARRQITLTHAGGLHARPAARAREAARGFDARVEVRYDGRKAPIESVVGLLGLGAGEGASVELLGVGPHAQAAVDAIADELTREAHGEVEHKPARPATAPTTVVATPAAGEPLAPNTLAGVCAAPGVAVGKLVRWDDADVDPPEQASGTSAAESRLLDKAIATVDADLDAIVRDASQRGAVGEAGIFAVHRVLLEDPTLLDAARDLISLGKSAGFAWREAIRAQIDILSNVEDALLAERAADLRDIEKRVQRALGYTSSAARTLPDEAVLAADEFTPSDLSSLDRTRVTALVMARGGATSHAAILARQAGIPALVAVGDALHAIPDGTQVVVNASTGRLEFAPTELDVERARCERSRLADVREANRRTSQQAAATADGRAIEVAANIATLDDANAAVDNGADSVGLLRTELLFIHRPAAPSADEHRHSYQAIVDALRGRSAIIRTLDVGADKEVDYLTLPPEPNPALGLRGVRLAQVRPDLLDDQLRGLLAVRPIGAVRILLPMVTDAGELIRIRKRIDELAREAGSTEPVEVGVMIEVPSAALLADQLAQHADFLSIGTNDLTQYTLAMDRCQPDLAAQADGLHPAVLRLIAATVEGAAKHGKWVGVCGALAGDPLAMPLLVGLGVTELSVDPVSVPGIKARVRTLDYQLCRQRARDALALDSAQAVRAASRATWPLD is encoded by the coding sequence ATGCGACGTGTCGAGAAGTCCAACCTGATGAGCCATTCCGAAGATCACATTGTTTTGCTTGCACCGCTGACCGGTCCGGTGGTGCCGCTCGCGAAGGTGCCGGACCCGGTATTTTCGGGCGGCATGTTCGGCGACGGCATCGGCGTCGATCCGCTCGAGGGGCGGCTCGTCGCGCCGTGCGACGGCGTCGTCACGCATCTCGCGCGCACCGGCCACGCGGTGACGCTCGAGAGCGCCGAAGGTGCGCAGATTCTGCTGCATATCGGTATCGACACGGTCGGGCTGAACGGCAAGGGCTTTGCGCCGATGGTCGGGCAGGGCGCGCAGGTTCGCGCTGGTGACGTGCTGATCGAGTTCGATCAGGATCAGGTCGCGCTGAATGCGCCGAGCCTCGTGTCGGTGGTCGCGATTGCGAATTCGGAAATGTTCGAAATCATCGAGCGGGCGCCGAACGGTCACGTCAAGGCCGGCGAAACGCCACTGCTGGTGCTGCGCGCGCGCGACGGCGTCAGTCATGACGCGGTGCGCGAGGCGTGCGCCGCGCAGGTGATGGACGAAGCGCGCCGGCAGATCACGCTGACGCACGCGGGCGGTCTGCATGCGCGGCCCGCGGCGCGAGCGCGCGAAGCGGCGCGCGGCTTCGACGCGCGCGTCGAGGTGCGCTACGACGGGCGCAAGGCGCCGATCGAAAGCGTGGTGGGTCTGCTGGGACTCGGTGCCGGCGAAGGCGCGAGCGTCGAGTTGCTCGGCGTCGGTCCGCACGCGCAGGCGGCGGTCGATGCGATCGCCGATGAACTGACGCGCGAAGCGCACGGTGAGGTGGAACACAAGCCCGCGCGGCCGGCGACAGCACCGACGACCGTGGTTGCCACGCCCGCCGCGGGCGAGCCGCTCGCGCCGAATACGCTCGCGGGTGTATGCGCGGCGCCGGGCGTTGCGGTCGGCAAGCTGGTGCGCTGGGACGACGCGGACGTCGATCCGCCGGAGCAGGCGAGCGGCACGTCGGCGGCGGAAAGCCGTCTGCTCGACAAGGCGATCGCGACCGTCGACGCCGATCTCGACGCGATCGTGCGCGATGCGTCGCAACGCGGGGCGGTCGGCGAGGCGGGAATTTTCGCGGTGCATCGCGTGCTGCTCGAAGATCCGACGCTGCTCGACGCCGCGCGCGATCTGATCAGCCTCGGCAAGAGCGCGGGTTTTGCGTGGCGCGAGGCGATCCGCGCGCAAATAGACATCCTGAGTAATGTCGAAGACGCACTGCTCGCCGAGCGGGCCGCCGATCTGCGCGACATCGAAAAGCGTGTGCAGCGCGCGCTCGGCTACACGAGTAGCGCCGCCCGCACGCTGCCGGACGAGGCGGTGCTCGCGGCCGACGAATTCACGCCGTCGGATTTGTCGTCGCTCGATCGCACGCGTGTGACCGCGCTCGTGATGGCACGTGGCGGCGCGACCTCGCACGCGGCGATTCTCGCGCGTCAGGCGGGCATCCCGGCGCTGGTCGCGGTCGGCGACGCGTTGCATGCGATTCCCGATGGCACTCAGGTGGTGGTGAACGCGAGCACCGGCCGGCTCGAATTCGCGCCGACCGAACTCGACGTCGAACGCGCCCGGTGCGAACGCAGCCGCCTCGCCGACGTGCGCGAAGCGAATCGCCGCACCTCGCAACAGGCAGCGGCGACCGCCGACGGCCGCGCGATCGAAGTGGCCGCCAACATCGCCACACTCGACGACGCGAACGCCGCGGTCGACAACGGCGCCGACTCGGTCGGCCTGTTGCGCACCGAGCTGCTGTTCATCCACCGCCCGGCCGCGCCGAGCGCGGACGAGCATCGCCACAGCTATCAGGCGATCGTCGATGCGTTGCGCGGCCGCAGCGCGATCATCCGCACGCTCGACGTCGGCGCGGACAAGGAAGTCGACTATCTGACGCTGCCGCCCGAGCCGAATCCCGCGCTCGGCCTGCGCGGCGTGCGCCTCGCGCAGGTGCGCCCCGATCTGCTCGATGACCAGCTGCGTGGCCTGCTCGCAGTGCGTCCGATCGGCGCCGTGCGCATCCTGCTGCCGATGGTCACCGATGCGGGCGAACTGATCCGCATCCGCAAGCGTATCGACGAACTGGCACGCGAAGCGGGCAGCACCGAGCCGGTCGAAGTGGGTGTGATGATCGAAGTGCCGTCGGCCGCATTGCTCGCCGATCAGCTCGCCCAGCACGCCGATTTCCTGTCGATCGGCACCAACGACCTGACCCAATACACGCTCGCGATGGACCGCTGCCAGCCCGATCTCGCGGCGCAGGCGGACGGCCTGCATCCGGCGGTGCTGCGGCTGATCGCGGCGACCGTCGAAGGTGCCGCGAAGCATGGCAAATGGGTCGGCGTATGCGGCGCGCTCGCCGGCGACCCGCTCGCGATGCCGCTGCTGGTGGGCCTGGGTGTGACCGAGCTATCGGTCGATCCGGTCTCGGTGCCCGGCATCAAGGCACGCGTGCGCACGCTCGACTATCAGTTGTGCCGCCAGCGCGCTCGCGATGCGCTCGCGCTCGACTCGGCGCAGGCGGTTCGAGCCGCAAGCCGCGCGACGTGGCCGCTCGATTGA
- a CDS encoding GntR family transcriptional regulator, with protein sequence METRWSALMPDVRNVTPLYLQLARNLATAIHCGVWSAGEALPSERTLSDAIGVSRITARKAIELLVEQGLIRRSRGAGSFITPRVEDPLSRLTGFTKKMQQRGFRPDSVWLERDVRAANRDELLHLGLSPGAAVASLRRLRRADGIVMAVEHSALPVAIVPDPLVIGDSLYSYLEQRGAAVVRALQHFRAVNASSEIAALMDIEPRTALLVITRIGYSADQRAIELTDTYCRDGYYDFVAELRT encoded by the coding sequence ATGGAAACTCGCTGGTCCGCATTGATGCCTGACGTGCGCAACGTCACGCCGCTCTACCTGCAGCTCGCGCGCAACCTGGCGACGGCGATCCATTGCGGCGTCTGGTCGGCCGGCGAGGCTCTGCCCTCCGAGCGCACGCTGTCCGACGCGATCGGCGTATCGCGCATCACCGCGCGCAAGGCGATCGAACTGCTGGTCGAGCAGGGACTGATCCGGCGCTCGCGCGGCGCCGGCAGCTTCATCACGCCGCGCGTCGAAGACCCGCTGTCGCGTCTCACCGGCTTCACGAAGAAGATGCAGCAGCGCGGTTTCCGCCCGGATTCGGTATGGCTCGAACGCGATGTGCGCGCTGCCAATCGCGACGAGCTGCTGCACCTCGGCCTGTCGCCCGGGGCGGCCGTCGCGAGCCTGCGGCGGCTGCGGCGCGCGGACGGCATCGTGATGGCGGTCGAGCATTCGGCGCTGCCGGTCGCGATCGTGCCCGATCCGCTCGTGATCGGTGACTCGCTGTACAGCTATCTCGAGCAACGCGGCGCGGCTGTCGTACGCGCGTTGCAGCACTTCCGCGCGGTCAACGCGTCGAGCGAAATCGCCGCGCTGATGGACATCGAACCGCGCACCGCACTGCTGGTCATTACCCGTATCGGCTACAGCGCGGATCAGCGCGCGATCGAGCTGACCGACACCTATTGCCGCGACGGCTACTACGACTTCGTCGCTGAATTGCGCACCTGA
- a CDS encoding bifunctional helix-turn-helix transcriptional regulator/GNAT family N-acetyltransferase, producing the protein MTDSAALRRAQAVRHFNRFYTQCIGALHEHLARSEFSLTEVRVLHELSRARAQTASVLGRALGLDSGYLSRLLTSFERRNLISRRPSDTDARQSLIALTEHGHATYAPLDAAAINEALGLLDKLSALSQEQLIAAMKLIERLLGDKPKHELVVLRQPRTGECGWLVHRQAQWFAAQYGWDHTFEGLLARVVAEYAQRNDPVREKCWIAEQEGLVVGSVCLVGVSTTVAGVRLLWVEPDVRRLGIGTQLISECVRFARRAGYTKLTLTTASALAEPRRLCERAGFKLADSATQHRFGHDLMIERWELEL; encoded by the coding sequence TTGACTGATTCCGCGGCGCTGCGGCGCGCTCAGGCCGTCCGCCATTTCAATCGCTTCTATACCCAGTGCATCGGCGCCCTGCACGAACATCTGGCGCGAAGCGAGTTCTCGCTGACGGAAGTGCGCGTGCTGCACGAGCTATCGCGTGCCCGTGCGCAGACCGCATCGGTGCTCGGGCGCGCGCTCGGCCTCGATAGTGGCTATCTGAGCCGCTTGCTGACCAGTTTCGAGCGACGCAACCTGATCTCGCGCCGCCCGTCCGACACCGACGCGCGCCAGTCGCTGATCGCGCTCACCGAGCACGGCCACGCCACCTACGCACCGCTCGACGCCGCCGCCATCAACGAAGCACTCGGCCTGCTCGACAAACTCAGCGCGCTATCGCAGGAGCAATTGATCGCCGCGATGAAGCTGATCGAGCGGCTGCTCGGCGACAAACCGAAGCATGAGCTCGTGGTGCTGCGTCAGCCGCGCACCGGCGAATGCGGCTGGCTCGTGCATCGGCAGGCGCAGTGGTTCGCTGCGCAGTACGGTTGGGATCACACGTTCGAGGGCTTGCTCGCGCGCGTCGTCGCCGAGTACGCGCAGCGCAACGACCCAGTCCGCGAGAAGTGCTGGATCGCCGAACAGGAAGGTCTGGTGGTCGGCTCGGTTTGCCTCGTGGGAGTCTCGACGACGGTCGCGGGCGTACGCCTGCTGTGGGTCGAACCGGACGTGCGGCGGCTCGGCATCGGTACGCAACTGATCAGCGAATGCGTGCGCTTCGCGCGGCGCGCGGGCTACACGAAGCTGACACTGACCACCGCGAGCGCATTGGCGGAGCCGCGGCGGCTTTGCGAGCGCGCTGGGTTCAAGCTGGCCGACAGCGCGACGCAGCACCGCTTCGGCCACGATCTGATGATCGAAAGATGGGAGTTGGAGCTATGA
- the nagA gene encoding N-acetylglucosamine-6-phosphate deacetylase, translating into MLTGNILTTEGWIHGTLEYENGRITALSGERVDPSTNDAPYILPGFIDLHVHGGGGADVMEAGDAIETITRTHARYGTTSLLATTMTAPRDELMNVVAGLGTVTRVRTPGCARVLGVHLEGPYINPGKLGAQPDAAVSAVMDEVLKYLSIAPIRVVTLAPEIAGHMEIISEMAARGVRVQLGHSLGTYDDAVAALKHGACGFTHLFNAMSPLHHRNPGLVGAALAHAEYAEIIPDLLHVHPGAIRTALRAIPRLYVVTDSTSATGMPDGEYRLGSQHVTKCLGGVRLADGTLAGSTLTMDQALRNLVSIGLPIADVSHRLSRYAADYLGIEDRGRIARGAWADVVVFDRELALSATYVEGDAIVEYA; encoded by the coding sequence ATGCTGACCGGAAACATACTCACCACCGAAGGGTGGATCCACGGCACGCTCGAATACGAAAACGGCCGCATCACGGCGCTGTCAGGCGAGCGCGTCGATCCGTCGACGAACGACGCACCGTACATCCTGCCCGGCTTCATCGATCTGCACGTGCATGGCGGCGGGGGCGCCGACGTGATGGAAGCCGGCGACGCGATCGAAACGATTACCCGCACGCATGCGCGCTACGGCACCACGAGCCTCCTCGCAACGACGATGACCGCGCCGCGCGACGAACTGATGAACGTCGTCGCCGGGCTCGGCACCGTCACGCGGGTGCGCACGCCGGGCTGCGCGCGGGTGCTCGGCGTGCATCTGGAAGGGCCGTACATCAACCCCGGCAAGCTCGGCGCGCAGCCCGACGCGGCGGTATCGGCGGTGATGGACGAGGTGCTCAAGTATCTGTCGATCGCGCCGATCCGCGTGGTCACGCTGGCGCCCGAGATCGCCGGCCACATGGAGATCATCTCCGAGATGGCGGCGCGCGGCGTGCGCGTGCAGCTCGGCCATTCGCTCGGCACCTACGACGACGCGGTCGCCGCCCTCAAGCACGGCGCGTGCGGCTTCACGCATCTGTTCAACGCGATGTCGCCGCTGCATCACCGCAACCCTGGCCTCGTCGGCGCGGCGCTCGCGCACGCCGAATACGCCGAAATCATTCCCGACCTGCTGCACGTGCATCCGGGTGCGATCCGCACCGCGCTGCGCGCGATTCCGCGCCTGTACGTGGTGACGGACAGCACGTCGGCCACCGGCATGCCCGACGGCGAGTACCGCCTCGGCAGCCAGCACGTGACCAAGTGTCTCGGGGGCGTACGGTTGGCCGACGGAACGCTCGCGGGCAGCACGCTGACGATGGATCAGGCGCTGCGCAATCTTGTCTCGATCGGCCTGCCGATCGCCGATGTATCCCACCGTTTGTCGCGCTACGCCGCCGACTATCTCGGCATCGAGGACCGCGGGCGCATCGCGCGCGGTGCGTGGGCCGACGTGGTCGTCTTCGACCGCGAGCTGGCGCTTAGCGCAACCTACGTCGAAGGAGACGCCATTGTCGAATATGCTTAA
- a CDS encoding YciI family protein, producing MYVINLIYTAPLDRIDDALDAHRAFLAKQFDAGIFVAAGPKVPRDGGIILAVRIERDRLDRILASDPFAEQQLARYEVTEFKTTRIAPGLNLPTPV from the coding sequence ATGTATGTGATCAACCTGATCTACACCGCCCCGCTCGATCGTATCGACGACGCGCTCGACGCGCATCGCGCGTTTCTCGCCAAGCAGTTCGACGCTGGCATCTTCGTCGCGGCTGGGCCGAAAGTGCCGCGCGACGGCGGCATCATCCTCGCGGTGCGTATCGAGCGCGACAGGCTGGATCGCATTCTCGCGAGCGATCCGTTCGCCGAGCAACAGCTCGCGCGCTACGAGGTGACGGAGTTCAAGACAACGCGTATCGCGCCGGGGCTGAATCTGCCGACCCCGGTTTGA
- a CDS encoding SIS domain-containing protein yields MSNMLKEALASAATVAEQLKDSSRVAALAATLAQQPRHVALTVARGSSDHAASYFASLTMSRLGVPVASLPMSVATLQQAPLQVRDQLALAFSQSGKSPDLVGTMNALRAAGALTVAAVNAPSSPLADACEWHLPLVAGPELSVAATKSYIAMLSISAQLVAHWQNDAELLAGLNTLPDALERAGRLDWSMAVNELRGIERMIVIGRGLGLAIAQEAALKLKETSGIQAEAFSSAEVRHGPMELIDRDYPLLVFAPRGPEQAGLLQLAHDMRARGARVLLAAPDDVAQASLPLVATAHAALDPIAAILSFYVMAADLAAARGRNPDAPRHLNKVTETH; encoded by the coding sequence TTGTCGAATATGCTTAAAGAAGCGCTCGCGTCCGCCGCAACGGTCGCCGAGCAGCTCAAGGACTCCTCACGCGTCGCGGCGCTCGCCGCGACGCTCGCGCAACAGCCGCGCCACGTCGCGCTGACCGTCGCGCGCGGCAGCTCGGACCACGCCGCCAGTTACTTTGCCTCTCTGACGATGAGCCGCCTGGGCGTGCCGGTCGCGTCGCTGCCGATGTCGGTCGCGACGCTGCAGCAGGCGCCGCTGCAGGTGCGCGATCAGCTTGCGCTCGCGTTTTCGCAATCGGGCAAGAGCCCCGACCTCGTCGGCACGATGAACGCGTTGCGAGCAGCCGGCGCGCTGACGGTCGCCGCTGTCAACGCACCTAGCTCACCGCTCGCCGACGCGTGCGAGTGGCATCTGCCGCTCGTCGCCGGTCCCGAACTGAGCGTTGCCGCGACCAAGAGCTACATCGCGATGCTGTCGATCTCCGCGCAACTGGTCGCGCATTGGCAGAACGACGCCGAGTTGCTCGCTGGACTGAATACGCTGCCCGACGCGCTGGAACGCGCGGGCCGGCTCGACTGGTCGATGGCCGTCAACGAGTTGCGCGGCATCGAGCGGATGATCGTGATCGGCCGCGGCCTTGGCCTCGCGATCGCGCAGGAAGCCGCGCTCAAGCTGAAGGAAACTTCCGGCATCCAGGCCGAAGCGTTTTCGAGCGCGGAAGTGCGTCATGGTCCGATGGAGCTGATCGACCGCGACTATCCACTGCTCGTGTTCGCACCGCGCGGACCAGAGCAGGCGGGTCTGCTGCAACTCGCGCACGACATGCGCGCGCGCGGCGCGCGCGTGCTGCTCGCCGCACCCGATGACGTCGCGCAAGCTTCGCTGCCGCTCGTCGCCACCGCACACGCGGCGCTCGATCCGATCGCCGCCATCCTGTCCTTTTACGTGATGGCCGCGGATCTTGCCGCCGCGCGCGGGCGCAATCCCGACGCGCCACGCCATCTGAACAAAGTCACCGAAACTCACTGA
- the nagE gene encoding N-acetylglucosamine-specific PTS transporter subunit IIBC, which produces MDANPFLKIQRLGRALMLPIAVLPVAGLLLRLGQPDVFNIKMIADAGGAIFDNLPLLFAIGVAVGFAKDNNGVAGLAGAIGYLVQTAVMKDINDKLNMGVLSGIIAGIVAGLLYNRYKDIKLPDYLAFFGGKRFVPIVTGVVCVVLGIIFGHVWAPVQSAIDLAGHWLTTAGALGAFVFGVLNRLLLVTGLHHILNSLTWFVFGSFTPAGGAAVTGDLHRFFAGDPTAGTFMTGFFPVMMFGLPAACLAMFHEVPKERRAVAGGLLFSMALTSFLTGVTEPIEFSFMFLAPVLYAIHALLTGLSLAICSALGIHLGFTFSAGFIDYVLNFGLSTKGWWAIPLGIVYSVVYYGLFRFFIRKFNMATPGREPAAAEEQVESFAEGGFVAPAAGAAVPRAQRYIAALGGAANLSVVDACTTRLRLSVVDADKVSESELKSIGARGVLKRGANNVQVIIGPEADIIADEMRTAIAQGQGDAVKVASAAVSAPATAAAPAARNAGHADDAQGGPLDPDPLRWLAVFGGAGNVVSLDAVAATRLRVVVRDAAAIDRQRLASLDTAWVSTDTFHIVVGEAAQRYAQKLAERLSSQGGGAGAAPVPA; this is translated from the coding sequence ATGGATGCAAATCCGTTTCTGAAGATACAGCGCCTGGGACGCGCGCTGATGCTGCCGATCGCGGTGCTACCGGTCGCCGGCCTGCTGCTGCGGCTCGGCCAGCCCGACGTGTTCAACATCAAGATGATCGCCGATGCGGGCGGCGCGATCTTCGACAACCTGCCGCTACTGTTCGCGATCGGTGTGGCGGTCGGCTTCGCCAAAGACAATAACGGCGTCGCGGGTCTGGCTGGCGCGATCGGCTATCTGGTGCAGACCGCGGTGATGAAGGACATCAACGACAAGCTCAACATGGGCGTGCTGTCGGGGATCATCGCGGGGATCGTCGCGGGACTGCTGTACAACCGCTACAAGGACATCAAGCTGCCCGACTACCTGGCGTTCTTCGGCGGCAAACGCTTCGTGCCGATCGTGACAGGCGTGGTCTGCGTGGTGCTAGGCATCATATTCGGCCACGTGTGGGCGCCGGTGCAGAGCGCGATCGATCTGGCCGGCCACTGGCTCACGACGGCCGGCGCGCTCGGCGCCTTCGTGTTCGGTGTGCTGAACCGCTTGCTGCTCGTCACGGGCCTGCATCACATCCTGAACTCGCTGACGTGGTTCGTGTTCGGCAGCTTCACGCCGGCCGGCGGCGCGGCGGTCACGGGCGACCTGCACCGCTTCTTCGCCGGCGACCCGACCGCGGGCACCTTCATGACCGGCTTCTTCCCGGTGATGATGTTCGGCCTGCCGGCCGCGTGTCTCGCGATGTTCCACGAGGTGCCGAAGGAGCGTCGCGCGGTGGCCGGCGGCCTGCTGTTCTCGATGGCGCTCACGTCGTTCCTGACCGGCGTGACCGAGCCGATCGAGTTCAGCTTCATGTTCCTTGCGCCGGTGCTGTATGCGATCCACGCGCTGCTGACAGGGCTGTCGCTCGCGATCTGCTCGGCGCTCGGCATTCACCTCGGCTTTACGTTCTCGGCGGGCTTCATCGACTACGTGCTGAACTTCGGTCTGTCGACGAAGGGCTGGTGGGCGATTCCGCTCGGTATCGTGTACTCGGTCGTGTACTACGGTCTGTTCCGCTTCTTCATCCGCAAGTTCAACATGGCGACGCCGGGCCGTGAGCCCGCCGCTGCGGAAGAGCAGGTCGAGTCGTTCGCGGAGGGTGGTTTCGTCGCGCCGGCGGCCGGTGCGGCCGTGCCGCGTGCGCAGCGTTATATCGCGGCGCTCGGTGGGGCGGCGAACCTGTCGGTCGTGGATGCATGCACGACGCGTCTGCGCCTGTCGGTCGTCGATGCGGACAAGGTCTCCGAAAGCGAACTGAAGTCGATCGGCGCGCGTGGCGTGCTCAAGCGCGGCGCGAACAACGTGCAGGTGATCATCGGACCGGAAGCGGACATCATCGCCGATGAGATGCGTACGGCGATCGCGCAGGGTCAGGGCGACGCAGTGAAGGTGGCGAGTGCTGCCGTGTCGGCGCCGGCTACCGCTGCCGCGCCGGCCGCGCGAAACGCTGGGCACGCCGACGACGCGCAAGGCGGTCCGCTCGACCCCGATCCGCTGCGCTGGCTCGCCGTGTTCGGTGGCGCGGGCAACGTTGTGTCGCTCGATGCGGTCGCGGCGACGCGTCTGCGCGTGGTCGTGCGCGATGCGGCGGCGATCGATCGTCAGCGCCTCGCGTCGCTCGATACCGCGTGGGTGTCGACCGACACGTTCCATATCGTCGTCGGCGAGGCCGCGCAGCGCTATGCGCAGAAGCTGGCCGAGCGGCTGTCGTCGCAAGGCGGTGGCGCGGGCGCGGCGCCGGTGCCGGCTTGA